A region of Phycisphaeraceae bacterium DNA encodes the following proteins:
- the rpsF gene encoding 30S ribosomal protein S6 — protein MTQIKRHYEGMFLISQQVAANFAEAVQHIRETMENAGATIIAMKKWDERRLAYEIDKQKRGVYILAYFEAPTSALIKIENTCNLSEQILRAMFLRADHLTLEEMQSADERQALADEARLRATRAAQIDEDEDEDDTVPAGVADDEDFDEED, from the coding sequence ATGACGCAGATCAAGCGCCACTACGAGGGAATGTTCCTCATCAGCCAGCAGGTCGCGGCGAACTTCGCCGAGGCCGTCCAGCACATCCGCGAGACGATGGAGAACGCCGGCGCGACCATCATCGCGATGAAGAAGTGGGACGAGCGCCGTCTCGCCTACGAGATCGACAAGCAGAAGCGCGGCGTGTACATCCTCGCCTACTTCGAGGCGCCGACCTCCGCCCTCATCAAGATCGAGAACACCTGCAACCTCTCCGAGCAGATCCTCCGCGCCATGTTCCTGCGCGCCGATCACCTCACCCTCGAAGAGATGCAGAGCGCCGACGAGCGACAGGCCCTCGCCGACGAGGCGCGCCTGCGCGCCACCCGCGCCGCCCAGATCGACGAGGACGAGGACGAGGACGACACCGTCCCGGCCGGCGTCGCGGACGACGAGGACTTCGACGAGGAAGATTGA
- the rplI gene encoding 50S ribosomal protein L9, whose amino-acid sequence MAKDIQLLLTESVDNLGIVGDVVKVRAGYARNYLLPMGLATEPSDDKVKALAAKRADAERMQREMRLQREQTIEKLEGIEVELKRSCNDQGLLYGSVTQQDIAEALVAKGFAVKARDIRLSQTIKRIESHHVLVKLDRDLEAEVIVKVVADRDIAVDDKVEVEVDDEGNMIMPGEQGRRGRGGRGRREDRAPAGAEAAPAAE is encoded by the coding sequence ATGGCCAAAGACATCCAGCTCCTCCTGACCGAATCGGTCGACAACCTCGGCATCGTGGGCGACGTCGTGAAGGTCCGCGCCGGGTACGCGCGCAACTATCTCCTTCCGATGGGCCTGGCCACCGAGCCCAGCGACGACAAGGTGAAGGCCCTCGCCGCCAAGCGCGCCGACGCCGAGCGCATGCAGCGCGAGATGCGCCTGCAGCGCGAGCAGACGATCGAGAAGCTCGAGGGCATCGAGGTCGAGCTCAAGCGCTCCTGCAACGACCAGGGCCTGCTGTACGGCTCGGTCACGCAGCAGGACATCGCCGAGGCGCTCGTCGCCAAGGGCTTCGCGGTCAAGGCGCGCGACATCCGCCTCTCGCAGACCATCAAGCGCATCGAGTCGCACCACGTCCTGGTCAAGCTCGACCGCGACCTCGAGGCCGAGGTCATCGTCAAGGTCGTCGCCGACCGCGACATCGCCGTCGACGACAAGGTTGAGGTCGAGGTCGACGACGAGGGCAACATGATCATGCCCGGCGAGCAGGGTCGTCGCGGTCGCGGCGGTCGTGGGCGTCGCGAGGATCGCGCCCCCGCCGGCGCCGAGGCGGCGCCCGCCGCCGAGTGA
- a CDS encoding 50S ribosomal protein L25, whose product MQKSYTLDAKRREKVGSKYAQRVRSAGGLPVVVYGHGHEPLALYVDAKETIKHLEKGEKVFGINIEGEKGEQTVLVRDLQFDYLGTRIIHADFALVDLNEQVEVSVHVRLVGDAVGLSRGNAVLLHPHTEVEVRCTVATLPDELRLDVSSLDVGHSLHAGDIALPSGVELLSDKDMVLATIHETKEEEVAVGEAAGAGAGEAGAPERIGEKKGEEADKA is encoded by the coding sequence ATGCAGAAGTCATACACGCTCGACGCGAAGCGTCGCGAGAAGGTCGGATCGAAGTACGCCCAGCGCGTGCGCAGCGCCGGCGGCCTGCCCGTCGTCGTCTACGGGCACGGGCACGAGCCCCTCGCGCTCTACGTCGACGCCAAGGAGACCATCAAGCACCTCGAGAAGGGCGAGAAGGTCTTCGGCATCAACATCGAGGGCGAGAAGGGCGAGCAGACCGTGCTCGTGCGCGACCTGCAGTTCGACTACCTCGGCACGCGCATCATCCACGCCGACTTCGCGCTGGTCGACCTCAACGAGCAGGTCGAGGTCTCGGTCCATGTCCGCCTCGTGGGCGACGCGGTCGGCCTCAGCCGCGGCAACGCGGTCCTGCTGCACCCCCACACCGAGGTCGAGGTCCGCTGCACGGTCGCGACGCTGCCCGACGAGCTCCGCCTCGATGTGTCGTCGCTGGACGTTGGCCACTCGCTCCACGCCGGCGACATCGCGCTGCCCTCGGGCGTCGAGCTGCTGAGCGACAAGGACATGGTCCTCGCGACGATCCACGAGACCAAGGAAGAGGAAGTCGCCGTCGGCGAGGCGGCCGGCGCCGGCGCCGGCGAGGCCGGCGCGCCCGAGCGCATCGGCGAGAAGAAGGGCGAGGAGGCGGACAAGGCGTGA
- the pth gene encoding aminoacyl-tRNA hydrolase codes for MKLIVGLGNPGREYEQTRHNAGWLALDRLITRHAPATTMKARFQAMTWDAQVSGEKALLMKPTTYMNLSGQSVAEAVRFFKMDPWSDVFVLTDDVAIPCGTIRIRASGSAGGHNGLADIERRLGGNAYARCRIGIDPAPAFIAQHDWVLGRFTPEQLATLAPALEQAADSAELWAREGPVAAMNRFNGKAGEKAREKPDRKKGPGANAGAESEARDETRGS; via the coding sequence GTGAAACTGATCGTGGGCCTGGGCAACCCGGGTCGGGAGTACGAGCAGACGCGCCACAACGCGGGCTGGCTCGCTCTCGACCGGCTGATCACGAGGCACGCGCCGGCGACGACGATGAAGGCGCGGTTCCAGGCCATGACCTGGGACGCGCAGGTGTCGGGCGAGAAGGCGCTGCTCATGAAGCCCACGACCTACATGAACCTGTCGGGCCAGTCCGTCGCGGAAGCGGTTCGCTTCTTCAAGATGGACCCGTGGAGCGACGTGTTCGTGCTCACCGACGACGTCGCGATCCCGTGCGGGACGATCCGCATCCGGGCGTCGGGCTCGGCGGGCGGGCACAACGGGCTCGCGGACATCGAGCGACGCCTGGGCGGGAACGCCTACGCGAGATGCCGCATCGGGATCGATCCGGCCCCCGCGTTCATCGCGCAGCACGACTGGGTGCTGGGCAGGTTCACGCCGGAGCAGCTCGCGACGCTGGCCCCGGCGCTCGAGCAGGCGGCCGACTCCGCGGAGCTGTGGGCCAGGGAAGGCCCAGTCGCGGCGATGAACAGGTTCAACGGCAAAGCGGGCGAGAAAGCCCGCGAGAAGCCGGACAGGAAGAAGGGCCCCGGCGCGAACGCCGGGGCGGAGAGCGAGGCCCGCGACGAGACGCGCGGGTCGTGA
- a CDS encoding NTP transferase domain-containing protein: MPSPSSTSGPSSPGARVRGPVAVVLAAGKGTRMKSDLPKVVHPVASRPMVAWVVDACRDAGFTRVVLVVGHKQEVVREVFEGQDDILYSEQLEQHGTGHAVQCALDHLRLVDGEVVVLAGDGPLVRASTLAKVLEKHRATRAAATIATSVVEDPAGYGRIVRDASGRFAAIVEDKDATDAQRAIREINPSIYCFDAHLLVASLPRLRNDNAKGEYYLTDIPGMLRDEGRVVEVVDAMPPQDVLSINTPEQLAEVDAILRTRLAKPEGARA; the protein is encoded by the coding sequence GCCCCTCTTCGACATCCGGTCCGTCCTCCCCCGGCGCTCGCGTGCGAGGCCCGGTCGCCGTCGTCCTCGCCGCCGGCAAGGGCACGCGCATGAAGTCCGACCTGCCCAAGGTCGTGCACCCGGTCGCGTCGCGCCCGATGGTCGCCTGGGTGGTCGACGCCTGCCGCGACGCTGGCTTCACGCGCGTCGTGCTGGTCGTGGGGCACAAGCAGGAGGTCGTGCGCGAGGTCTTCGAGGGCCAGGACGACATCCTGTATTCCGAACAACTCGAGCAGCACGGCACGGGCCACGCTGTTCAGTGCGCGCTCGACCATCTGCGCCTGGTCGACGGCGAGGTCGTCGTCCTCGCCGGGGACGGCCCGCTGGTGCGCGCCTCGACGCTCGCCAAGGTGCTCGAGAAGCACCGCGCGACGCGCGCCGCCGCCACCATCGCCACCAGCGTCGTCGAGGACCCGGCCGGCTACGGGCGCATCGTTCGCGACGCGAGCGGTCGGTTCGCGGCGATCGTCGAGGACAAGGACGCGACGGACGCGCAGCGCGCGATCCGCGAGATCAACCCGAGCATCTACTGCTTCGACGCGCACCTGCTGGTCGCGTCGCTGCCGCGCCTGCGCAACGACAACGCGAAGGGCGAGTACTACCTGACCGACATCCCCGGGATGCTGCGCGACGAGGGGCGCGTCGTCGAGGTCGTCGACGCGATGCCCCCCCAGGACGTGCTGAGCATCAACACCCCCGAGCAGCTGGCGGAGGTCGACGCGATCCTCCGCACGCGACTCGCGAAGCCGGAGGGCGCACGCGCGTGA
- a CDS encoding ribose-phosphate pyrophosphokinase, which translates to MSKSDANSLKIFAGRNSKELAQRVCEAIDLPLGHASTEAFPDGELIVRVEEDVRGRDCFVVLSTCAPVNENLVELLIFMDSLKRASASRITAVIPYFGYARQDRKDEGRTPITAKLVANLITKAGADRVLAIELHAAQIQGFFDLPVDHLSASPVFVEYFDSVREELGDLVLVSPDVGNVKVANTYANLLNGDLAIVDKRRTSGSTVSIKNLIGSVEGKTVLMMDDMISTGGTVCEAARLVRERGAAKVWVGATHGVLAGLATQRLAEAPIDRVIVSNTIPGAARLDPIRPKLVELCVGKLLGEAIHRIHHNMSVSALFRRSGGTKR; encoded by the coding sequence GTGAGCAAGAGCGACGCCAACAGTCTCAAGATCTTCGCCGGGCGCAACAGCAAAGAACTCGCGCAGCGCGTGTGCGAGGCGATCGACCTGCCCCTCGGGCACGCGTCGACCGAGGCGTTCCCCGACGGCGAGCTGATCGTGCGCGTCGAGGAGGACGTGCGAGGGCGCGACTGCTTCGTCGTGCTCAGCACCTGCGCGCCGGTCAACGAGAACCTCGTCGAACTGCTCATCTTCATGGACTCGCTGAAGCGCGCCAGCGCGTCGCGCATCACCGCGGTCATCCCGTACTTCGGCTACGCGCGCCAGGACCGCAAGGACGAGGGGCGCACGCCCATCACCGCCAAGCTCGTCGCCAACCTCATCACCAAGGCCGGCGCCGACCGCGTTCTCGCGATCGAGCTGCACGCGGCCCAGATCCAGGGCTTCTTCGACCTGCCCGTCGACCACCTCTCCGCGTCGCCCGTCTTCGTCGAGTACTTCGACTCGGTGCGCGAGGAGCTGGGCGACCTCGTGCTCGTCAGCCCCGACGTCGGCAATGTCAAGGTCGCCAATACCTACGCGAACCTGCTCAACGGCGACCTCGCCATCGTCGACAAGCGGCGGACCAGCGGGTCGACCGTCTCGATCAAGAACCTCATCGGCAGCGTCGAGGGCAAGACCGTCCTGATGATGGACGACATGATCTCCACCGGCGGGACCGTCTGCGAGGCGGCGCGTCTCGTGCGCGAGCGCGGCGCCGCCAAGGTCTGGGTCGGCGCGACGCACGGCGTGCTCGCCGGCCTCGCGACGCAGCGCCTCGCCGAAGCGCCGATCGATCGCGTCATCGTCAGCAACACCATCCCCGGCGCCGCCCGGCTCGACCCCATCCGTCCCAAGCTCGTCGAGCTCTGCGTCGGCAAGCTGCTGGGCGAAGCCATACACCGCATCCACCACAACATGTCCGTCAGCGCCCTGTTCCGACGCAGCGGCGGCACGAAGCGCTGA
- the ssb gene encoding single-stranded DNA-binding protein, translating to MAGNFNKVLLMGNLTRDVEVRQLPGGGSVANIGLAVNRRFKTQDGQQREEVTFVDCEAWGRTAEVMAQYLAKGRPVFIEGRLRLDQWQDKDGGNRSKLKVIIENFQFVDSRGGDEGGGGGTGGGQVYSRSGGGRAPASGQGGGGGHSGSSGGYEPIDEDDIPF from the coding sequence ATGGCCGGGAATTTCAACAAGGTCCTCCTGATGGGCAACCTCACGCGAGACGTGGAGGTCCGCCAGCTCCCCGGAGGGGGGTCGGTCGCCAACATCGGGCTCGCCGTCAACCGACGCTTCAAGACCCAGGACGGGCAGCAGCGCGAAGAAGTCACCTTCGTCGACTGCGAGGCGTGGGGGCGCACCGCCGAGGTGATGGCCCAGTACCTCGCCAAGGGGCGTCCCGTGTTCATCGAGGGGCGCCTTCGCCTCGACCAGTGGCAGGACAAGGACGGCGGGAACCGCTCCAAGCTCAAGGTCATCATCGAGAACTTCCAGTTCGTCGACTCCCGAGGGGGAGACGAGGGCGGCGGGGGAGGCACGGGAGGGGGCCAGGTCTACTCCCGCTCGGGCGGCGGGCGCGCCCCGGCGTCGGGCCAAGGCGGCGGTGGCGGCCACTCCGGGTCGTCGGGCGGCTACGAGCCCATCGACGAGGACGACATCCCCTTCTGA